From Numida meleagris isolate 19003 breed g44 Domestic line chromosome 4, NumMel1.0, whole genome shotgun sequence, the proteins below share one genomic window:
- the MRPS18C gene encoding 28S ribosomal protein S18c, mitochondrial isoform X1, with the protein MAVLAAVGCRPCCRWVPALLWERPCRLQHQQATAQSDLPIEMENPYKEPPKKCILCGINVDYKNVQLLSQFVSPYTGRIYGRHITGLCDKKQKEISKAIKRAHILGFMPVMFKNPSFLTDPKICNIKY; encoded by the exons ATGGCggtgctggctgcagtgggTTGTAGGCCGTGCTGCAGATGGGTGCCGG CCTTGCTGTGGGAGAGGCCGTGTCGTCTTCAGCACCAGCAAGCAACGGCCCAGTCTGACTTG CCTATAGAAATGGAGAATCCCTATAAAGAGCCTCCTAAAAAGTGTATCTTATGTGGAATAAATGTGGACTACAAGAATGTGCAG CTTCTGTCCCAGTTTGTTTCTCCATACACTGGCCGCATTTATGGCAGGCATATAACAG GCTTGTGTGataagaagcagaaagaaatttcaaaagcCATAAAAAGAGCTCATATACTTG gaTTTATGCCAGTTATGTTTAAGAACCCATCATTTCTTACAGACCCCAAGATTTGTAATATTAAGTATTGA
- the MRPS18C gene encoding 28S ribosomal protein S18c, mitochondrial isoform X2, with protein sequence MAVLAAVGCRPCCRWVPALLWERPCRLQHQQATAQSDLPIEMENPYKEPPKKCILCGINVDYKNVQLLSQFVSPYTGRIYGRHITGFMPVMFKNPSFLTDPKICNIKY encoded by the exons ATGGCggtgctggctgcagtgggTTGTAGGCCGTGCTGCAGATGGGTGCCGG CCTTGCTGTGGGAGAGGCCGTGTCGTCTTCAGCACCAGCAAGCAACGGCCCAGTCTGACTTG CCTATAGAAATGGAGAATCCCTATAAAGAGCCTCCTAAAAAGTGTATCTTATGTGGAATAAATGTGGACTACAAGAATGTGCAG CTTCTGTCCCAGTTTGTTTCTCCATACACTGGCCGCATTTATGGCAGGCATATAACAG gaTTTATGCCAGTTATGTTTAAGAACCCATCATTTCTTACAGACCCCAAGATTTGTAATATTAAGTATTGA
- the ABRAXAS1 gene encoding BRCA1-A complex subunit Abraxas isoform X1 has protein sequence MEGESTSALLSGFVFGALAFQHLSTDSDTEGFLLGDVKGEAKNSITDSQMDDVEVVYTIDIQKHIPCYQLFSFYNSAGELNEPALKKILSGRKKSVIGWYKFRRNTDQTMTFRERLLHKNLQSHLSNQGLVFLLLTSSVMTESCSTYRLEHALHRPQEGLFQKVPLVVTNLGMAEQQGYRTVSGSCASSGFARAVRQHRSEFFYEDGSLQEVHKINEMYATLQEELKKISSDVEVSERSVEKLLAEVSQLKEEIKRKKQHKISSGGNKDHLQEPKENVLLCQALKTFFPNSGLQTCIVSFKGRISKNCCKIDHNINIMDKLTLMVEERDFTESETKLVTKRKVKVTTTGPKSFKKLRSLQLDQELRQDEEDGNQETKLALSSTETDEEALENLKDTSEYSYSPTF, from the exons ATGGAGGGCGAGAGCACGTCGGCGCTGCTTTCAGGCTTCGTCTTCGGCGCCCTCGCCTTTCAGCACCTCAGCACCGACTCGGACACG GAAGGCTTTCTCCTTGGAGATGTGAAAGGTGAGGCCAAGAACAGCATTACCGACTCACAGATGGACGATGTTGAAGTGGTTTATACAATCG atATACAGAAGCATATTCCATGCTACCAGCTGTTCAG CTTTTATAATTCTGCAGGAGAACTGAACGAACCAGCCCTGAAGAAAATACTATCAGGCCGTAAGAAG AGTGTAATAGGATGGTACAAATTCAGACGCAACACAGACCAGACCATGACATTCCGAGAAAGACTTCTTCATAAGAATTTGCAGTCACACCTATCAAACCAAGGCCTTGTATTCCTTCTGTTGACTTCTAGTGTGATGACAGAAAGCTGTTCAACTTACAGGCTAGAACATGCCTTACACCGGCCACAAGAAGG tctttttcagaaagttcCTCTAGTCGTTACCAACTTGGGTATGGCAGAACAGCAAGGTTATAGAACAGTGTCTGGTTCCTGCGCATCTTCTGGCTTTGCAAGGGCAGTAAGACAACACAG GTCAGAATTCTTTTATGAAGATGGATCCTTACAAGAGGTTCACAAGATAAATGAGATGTATGCCACCttgcaggaggagctgaag aaaataagCTCTGATGTAGAAGTCAGTGAACGATCTGTAGAGAAACTCCTAGCAGAGGTGAGccaattaaaagaagaaatcaagagaaaaaagcaacacaaaatcTCTTCAG gagGGAACAAAGATCACCTACAAGAACCAAAGgagaatgttttgctttgtcaggcactgaaaacatttttccccaaTTCTGGACTTCAGACATGTATTGTTTCCTTCAAAGGAAGGATCTCTAAGAACTGCTGTAAGATTGACCATAATATTAATATCATGGACAAATTGACTCTCATGGTAGAGGAAAGAGACTTCACtgaatctgaaacaaaactagTAACCAAGCGCAAAGTCAAAGTCACCACAACAGGACCAAAATCATTTAAGAAATTAAGATCACTACAACTTGACCAAGAATTACGTCAAGATGAAGAGGACGGCAACCAGGAAACAAAGCTTGCACTGAGTAGCACTGAAACAGATGAGGAAGCATTGGAAAATCTCAAAGACACAAGTGAATATTCTTACTCTCCCACTTTCTGA
- the ABRAXAS1 gene encoding BRCA1-A complex subunit Abraxas isoform X2, with protein MEGESTSALLSGFVFGALAFQHLSTDSDTEGFLLGDVKDIQKHIPCYQLFSFYNSAGELNEPALKKILSGRKKSVIGWYKFRRNTDQTMTFRERLLHKNLQSHLSNQGLVFLLLTSSVMTESCSTYRLEHALHRPQEGLFQKVPLVVTNLGMAEQQGYRTVSGSCASSGFARAVRQHRSEFFYEDGSLQEVHKINEMYATLQEELKKISSDVEVSERSVEKLLAEVSQLKEEIKRKKQHKISSGGNKDHLQEPKENVLLCQALKTFFPNSGLQTCIVSFKGRISKNCCKIDHNINIMDKLTLMVEERDFTESETKLVTKRKVKVTTTGPKSFKKLRSLQLDQELRQDEEDGNQETKLALSSTETDEEALENLKDTSEYSYSPTF; from the exons ATGGAGGGCGAGAGCACGTCGGCGCTGCTTTCAGGCTTCGTCTTCGGCGCCCTCGCCTTTCAGCACCTCAGCACCGACTCGGACACG GAAGGCTTTCTCCTTGGAGATGTGAAAG atATACAGAAGCATATTCCATGCTACCAGCTGTTCAG CTTTTATAATTCTGCAGGAGAACTGAACGAACCAGCCCTGAAGAAAATACTATCAGGCCGTAAGAAG AGTGTAATAGGATGGTACAAATTCAGACGCAACACAGACCAGACCATGACATTCCGAGAAAGACTTCTTCATAAGAATTTGCAGTCACACCTATCAAACCAAGGCCTTGTATTCCTTCTGTTGACTTCTAGTGTGATGACAGAAAGCTGTTCAACTTACAGGCTAGAACATGCCTTACACCGGCCACAAGAAGG tctttttcagaaagttcCTCTAGTCGTTACCAACTTGGGTATGGCAGAACAGCAAGGTTATAGAACAGTGTCTGGTTCCTGCGCATCTTCTGGCTTTGCAAGGGCAGTAAGACAACACAG GTCAGAATTCTTTTATGAAGATGGATCCTTACAAGAGGTTCACAAGATAAATGAGATGTATGCCACCttgcaggaggagctgaag aaaataagCTCTGATGTAGAAGTCAGTGAACGATCTGTAGAGAAACTCCTAGCAGAGGTGAGccaattaaaagaagaaatcaagagaaaaaagcaacacaaaatcTCTTCAG gagGGAACAAAGATCACCTACAAGAACCAAAGgagaatgttttgctttgtcaggcactgaaaacatttttccccaaTTCTGGACTTCAGACATGTATTGTTTCCTTCAAAGGAAGGATCTCTAAGAACTGCTGTAAGATTGACCATAATATTAATATCATGGACAAATTGACTCTCATGGTAGAGGAAAGAGACTTCACtgaatctgaaacaaaactagTAACCAAGCGCAAAGTCAAAGTCACCACAACAGGACCAAAATCATTTAAGAAATTAAGATCACTACAACTTGACCAAGAATTACGTCAAGATGAAGAGGACGGCAACCAGGAAACAAAGCTTGCACTGAGTAGCACTGAAACAGATGAGGAAGCATTGGAAAATCTCAAAGACACAAGTGAATATTCTTACTCTCCCACTTTCTGA
- the ABRAXAS1 gene encoding BRCA1-A complex subunit Abraxas isoform X3: MDDVEVVYTIDIQKHIPCYQLFSFYNSAGELNEPALKKILSGRKKSVIGWYKFRRNTDQTMTFRERLLHKNLQSHLSNQGLVFLLLTSSVMTESCSTYRLEHALHRPQEGLFQKVPLVVTNLGMAEQQGYRTVSGSCASSGFARAVRQHRSEFFYEDGSLQEVHKINEMYATLQEELKKISSDVEVSERSVEKLLAEVSQLKEEIKRKKQHKISSGGNKDHLQEPKENVLLCQALKTFFPNSGLQTCIVSFKGRISKNCCKIDHNINIMDKLTLMVEERDFTESETKLVTKRKVKVTTTGPKSFKKLRSLQLDQELRQDEEDGNQETKLALSSTETDEEALENLKDTSEYSYSPTF, encoded by the exons ATGGACGATGTTGAAGTGGTTTATACAATCG atATACAGAAGCATATTCCATGCTACCAGCTGTTCAG CTTTTATAATTCTGCAGGAGAACTGAACGAACCAGCCCTGAAGAAAATACTATCAGGCCGTAAGAAG AGTGTAATAGGATGGTACAAATTCAGACGCAACACAGACCAGACCATGACATTCCGAGAAAGACTTCTTCATAAGAATTTGCAGTCACACCTATCAAACCAAGGCCTTGTATTCCTTCTGTTGACTTCTAGTGTGATGACAGAAAGCTGTTCAACTTACAGGCTAGAACATGCCTTACACCGGCCACAAGAAGG tctttttcagaaagttcCTCTAGTCGTTACCAACTTGGGTATGGCAGAACAGCAAGGTTATAGAACAGTGTCTGGTTCCTGCGCATCTTCTGGCTTTGCAAGGGCAGTAAGACAACACAG GTCAGAATTCTTTTATGAAGATGGATCCTTACAAGAGGTTCACAAGATAAATGAGATGTATGCCACCttgcaggaggagctgaag aaaataagCTCTGATGTAGAAGTCAGTGAACGATCTGTAGAGAAACTCCTAGCAGAGGTGAGccaattaaaagaagaaatcaagagaaaaaagcaacacaaaatcTCTTCAG gagGGAACAAAGATCACCTACAAGAACCAAAGgagaatgttttgctttgtcaggcactgaaaacatttttccccaaTTCTGGACTTCAGACATGTATTGTTTCCTTCAAAGGAAGGATCTCTAAGAACTGCTGTAAGATTGACCATAATATTAATATCATGGACAAATTGACTCTCATGGTAGAGGAAAGAGACTTCACtgaatctgaaacaaaactagTAACCAAGCGCAAAGTCAAAGTCACCACAACAGGACCAAAATCATTTAAGAAATTAAGATCACTACAACTTGACCAAGAATTACGTCAAGATGAAGAGGACGGCAACCAGGAAACAAAGCTTGCACTGAGTAGCACTGAAACAGATGAGGAAGCATTGGAAAATCTCAAAGACACAAGTGAATATTCTTACTCTCCCACTTTCTGA
- the ABRAXAS1 gene encoding BRCA1-A complex subunit Abraxas isoform X4 has product MLPAVQSVIGWYKFRRNTDQTMTFRERLLHKNLQSHLSNQGLVFLLLTSSVMTESCSTYRLEHALHRPQEGLFQKVPLVVTNLGMAEQQGYRTVSGSCASSGFARAVRQHRSEFFYEDGSLQEVHKINEMYATLQEELKKISSDVEVSERSVEKLLAEVSQLKEEIKRKKQHKISSGGNKDHLQEPKENVLLCQALKTFFPNSGLQTCIVSFKGRISKNCCKIDHNINIMDKLTLMVEERDFTESETKLVTKRKVKVTTTGPKSFKKLRSLQLDQELRQDEEDGNQETKLALSSTETDEEALENLKDTSEYSYSPTF; this is encoded by the exons ATGCTACCAGCTGTTCAG AGTGTAATAGGATGGTACAAATTCAGACGCAACACAGACCAGACCATGACATTCCGAGAAAGACTTCTTCATAAGAATTTGCAGTCACACCTATCAAACCAAGGCCTTGTATTCCTTCTGTTGACTTCTAGTGTGATGACAGAAAGCTGTTCAACTTACAGGCTAGAACATGCCTTACACCGGCCACAAGAAGG tctttttcagaaagttcCTCTAGTCGTTACCAACTTGGGTATGGCAGAACAGCAAGGTTATAGAACAGTGTCTGGTTCCTGCGCATCTTCTGGCTTTGCAAGGGCAGTAAGACAACACAG GTCAGAATTCTTTTATGAAGATGGATCCTTACAAGAGGTTCACAAGATAAATGAGATGTATGCCACCttgcaggaggagctgaag aaaataagCTCTGATGTAGAAGTCAGTGAACGATCTGTAGAGAAACTCCTAGCAGAGGTGAGccaattaaaagaagaaatcaagagaaaaaagcaacacaaaatcTCTTCAG gagGGAACAAAGATCACCTACAAGAACCAAAGgagaatgttttgctttgtcaggcactgaaaacatttttccccaaTTCTGGACTTCAGACATGTATTGTTTCCTTCAAAGGAAGGATCTCTAAGAACTGCTGTAAGATTGACCATAATATTAATATCATGGACAAATTGACTCTCATGGTAGAGGAAAGAGACTTCACtgaatctgaaacaaaactagTAACCAAGCGCAAAGTCAAAGTCACCACAACAGGACCAAAATCATTTAAGAAATTAAGATCACTACAACTTGACCAAGAATTACGTCAAGATGAAGAGGACGGCAACCAGGAAACAAAGCTTGCACTGAGTAGCACTGAAACAGATGAGGAAGCATTGGAAAATCTCAAAGACACAAGTGAATATTCTTACTCTCCCACTTTCTGA